Part of the Triticum urartu cultivar G1812 chromosome 2, Tu2.1, whole genome shotgun sequence genome, CCCTCGACGGCGAGAACACCGGCAGCAGTTCCCCATTGACTTTCACCTGGAAACTTACTGTCGCCACGCACGACATAACAAGGGCTGTCCATCGATCATGGAACCCCAGTTGACGCATTATCCCTTCCAGATATTCCCATTCAACGCGGTCATAAGCCTTGATCATATCGATCTTGACCGCACACCACCCTTGTTTTCCTCTCTTCCTTCGCATTGAGTGTATGCACTCGTACGCCACTAGGACGTTGTCGGTGATCAACCGTCCTGGGACAAAAACACTCTGCTCCTCTGCAATAATCTCATCAAGAATCTCCCTCAAGCGATTAGCAAGCACTTTAGAGCAGATTTTGTATATAACATTGCACAGTGAGATCGGCCTATATTGTGTAATGTTTTGTGGGTTCTTTACCTTTGGAATAAGCACAATCACCGTGCTGTTCACCGTGGCAGGCATGTGTCCTCCGTTTAAAAAACCTAGGACCGCCGCTGTAACATCCGGTCCTATCAACTCCCAATGGCGCTGGTAGAACCCTGCATGGAAACCATCACATCCGGGCGCCTTCGTCGGCCCCATGGCAAAGAGCACAGCCTTCACTTCTTCTTCTCTGAACGGTCTCATGAGTCGCTCGTTCATTGGATCTATTATTTTATGTGGCACATGGTGAAGAACTGCCTCCACATCTGTATACTCTTGCGCCGTGTACAGCCCAGTATAAAACTGCTGCACCTCGGCATGAATTTGTTCTTTCGTCTCGCAGATTCCTCCATCCGACGTTTGGAGGCTCCGGATCCGATTAATACTCTTGCGTGCTGCCGCTCGAGCTTGGAAAAAGCCCGTATTGCGGTCACCTGCTTTCAGCCAGTCCGCCCTAGACCTCTGCCGTGCCATGATTTCCTCCTTATGAAGGAGCTCCGAGAGCTGGCGGGCTAGGTCTTTTTCTTTCTTCGTCGGTCCTCGAAACAGAGAATTAGACCTCTCGTTCTCTTACTCCTTACGTACTTTCCTGATTTTCTTCTTCACATCTCCGAACTTTTTCGATTTCCAGTCCGTAAGCTGCACTTGCATGTCCAACAGGGCCTGCTCGATGCCCTGTAGACCTTGCGAACCAGCCCCCTTGCGCTACCCATGTAGAACGGCGGCATCATATGATTCTTCCTGCTGCCACGCCTCCTCATACATGAACCTGCGCTGGTACCGTTCTTCTGGCAAGATTACCCCTTCATCTTCACCACTAGCATGCAGTGGTCTGACTTTGGCGTTGGACAGTGTCGCACAAAAGAGGAAGGGAACATTGACATCATTGCCGGATTAACTAAGAACCTATCAAGCCGAACTTTCACGTTTGAATCTCCATGTTGCATATTATCCCACGTGAAGGGCACATCCTGGTAACCCAAATCGTGGAGTTCACAATCATCCACACATTGCCGAAAACCCTCCATCTGCCACTCCGGACGGTCATGGGCACCAAAGTACTCCGAGCTATCAAGTATCTCATTAAAATCACCTCCACACAGCCACGGGGCATCACTTTGAGCCTTCAACCATCTCAACAAATTCCAACTTTCTGCACATTCACTTCGTCTAGCTTTCGCATAGAAACCCGTAAACCGCCACTTTTTATTATCACCAATATTCTTCACCAACACATCAATATGCTGGTCTGAAAAATTATTAAGAGTTACATCaacctcttttgaccaaaacaaaGCTAGTCCACCACTGAGGCCGTCGCTACTAACTGGGTAGCAACCCTCAAAACCAAGTCGGGCAGTGAAATCACTAACCCTTCTTCCCTCAATCTTCGTCTCCGCAACAAAGACTAGGGCAGGAACTTCTCTCTTCACTAAATCGTGAAGTTCACGAACCGTCTCCGGGTTCCCAAGCCCGCGACAGTTCCAAGATATACAATTCATTGCTCCCTGCGGGGCTGGTACTCAGCCTCCGTGAGGTTACTTGCCTCTTCTTCCAcagccttcttcttcttcgagtCTCTGCTATCCTCCCGTGACCCAGACGACTCATTTTCCTCGTTCTGCCTCTTCCTCATGACTGTCTCACTATCTTGCAGTAGCATAGGGTCGGTCCCCGGCCTCTCCCCTGTGAAGTATTCATGTCGACCCTCCGATAGACAGAATTTGTCCCTCGGCCTGTCCTTCCTCCTCTGCCAttcgcacccctcccccttgcaTTGAATTGGTAAACAGTGTTTTTAACTCTGCCAGAAGGTGGTTTCTCAGGCGAGTTTACTTCCAACCCCGGCTCCACATCTTCATCTCCTTCTCCTGTCTCCTGCTGCCTCCCCATATCCCGGGCGGTCTCCTTCTTGTAAGTTGGTGTTCTCCCCCAACTCTTGTTTTTGCTAGATATAAATCTGAGAGCCTCCCGATATGGTGGCTTTCCCTGCTCATCTCTCCCAGCAGGTGTAGGGCACATAAGCTCAGCGTGTCCCAGCATCCCACATGAGAAGCAAAAGTAGGGTAGATTTTCATATTGGGTATCAAAAAATTCAGACTCTTTTGTTTTTGCTTTCTCCAATTGCACCCAGCGCATCAATGGTTCATCCACTTTGATCCAAGCCTTGAATCTCAGGCAGTCCCCATAAGCAAACCCCTTCTCATCCGCGTCCAGCGCTACGACATCACCTACCATGCTTGCAATACGCTTCGGCCATGGCGGACATAGTAGGTTAAAAGGGAGGTTTATCACTCGTGCCCAGATTTTGATCTTATCGAACTTGAGTTCTGAGGGGCGCGATCTGATGTTAAAACTCTCCAGAACCACATAGTGCTTCCCCACCATCCATGGACCTCCCTCGAAGATCCGATCGCAGTCGCGCTTGATACTAAAACTGGCCAGGAAAACATTCTCTCCCTTCGGCCGGAAGCTCAGCCCCCTCGGATTGCCCCACGCCGGGCGCAGGGCCTCCTCAATGGTATTCACATGAAAAGCCTTTCGATACAAAACCTTCCCGATGAGTGCATATGGTTCTTCAACGCAcgcttcctcctcctcatcgatGACAAGCTTCGTCTTCTCCTTCTCCGTTAAATCCAACCGATCCATCATCTGCTCCACCGTCTCAGTCTCCTTCGACGGCCCTCTCCTTCCTCCCATGGCGCTTGTCTCCGCCATCAACTCACCCGGCCTTCCCCGATCCCCTTACTCGCAGCGCCGCCAAGGGTGGGAAAGGACGCCAGGTCCCCCCTTGATCACCCCGAGCAGGCTGACTGGCAAGTTCCGGCGATCGAAAGGTAGATTAGCCGGCGATCGCCAAACCCTAATCTTGCGCCCCCGAGATCGCCTCGTGCGCCGCCCTGCCACTCGAAACCCTAGAAAATGTTTCGGGGCATAATCTATTTTCGCCTACTAGTACTCCCTCTAgtcctttttagtctgcatattagttttgtctgaagtcaaactaTCTTTACTTTGACCATACTTACAGAAAAAAGTATCAATATTCACATTGCCAGATCAATATTCGTTAGATTCAGTATAAAATATAGTCCCATAGTATATATATTTGGTGTTGTAGATATTGATAATTTTTAATACAAATTGGTCAAACTTGCAAAGTTTGACTTACATAAATCTAATATGCGGAGAAAAAAGGACAGAGGGAGTGTGTGAATTCTGGAATCATTGCACATTATTCCATGTGCATTCAACGCCTAGATCAGTGTGATTATATAACTGGATATTATCTCTGCAAGCTCCGCGTACCCCGGCCGACCACTTTGAAGTTTGAATGCGTACACTGCATGCAGATGATTGTGAACTTGCCTGGCTAGCTAGCCACGGTTTCACGCTCAGGCATCTAGATGATGACTGAAAAAACAATAAAATGAAGAACTTTATTACCTCTTCATCGTGATAGTCAAAATCAAATGGTTAGGTATTTAACATTAACATTAATATCATTATCAAATGTTTAGGCGGCAATCTTGCTCATTTTTTCTCGCTCGTTTTTAGAGAGTTCAATATCACCAGTCGCTTGATCGTTTGATAACGGCTTTTAGATTATAACCAAGTCGTAACTCCCTCTAATCCAAATTAATTGACGCAATCTCTGTATAAAAGTTTTGCACAGAGAGCCAACCGCACAGCATAACGCCGGCCCCGATCTAAGTGCATGTGATTACAGGAATCCATGTGCGTTCAACGCCTAGATCAGTGCGATTGTACTATTGCTGAATAGTGTATTATCAGTGCACGTTACCCCGCGGCCGACGACTTTGACTTTCATTCAGACGCACTGGCCACGGCCAAACAGATGTAGTACATGCTCGTGTAAACCTAATTTCCCCTTGAACTTGTTCCGGTTCTATACATAAAGAGTAGCTGTGCAAGCACCCAAACGTACATCAACCACTGTTCGCCCCCACAACCAAACAACAGAAACTATACTACTCAAGCCATATCAATGGATCTGGCAACCGGCGCCATTGGCGACCTGCTCCCCAAGCTGGTCGAGCTCCTCAAGGGGGAGTACAAGCTAAAGGAGAATGTCAGGGAAGGCGTCGTGTCTCTCTCTCGAGAGATGAGGAGCATGCACGCTGCCCTCCGCAAGGTGGCGGAGGTGCCGCGGGACCGGCTTGACGAGCAGGTCAAGCTCTGGGCAGGGGAGGTGAGGGAGCTATCCTTTGACATGGAGGACGTCGTCGACAAGTTCCTGGTGCGTGTCGATGACGGCTCCAAGCCTGCACCCAACTCAAAGAAGCTCAAACAGCTCACGAAGATGATGGTCGGCTTGCTCGCCAAGGGGAAGGCTCACCATGAGATCATTGACGCGATCGGGCAGATCAATAAGCAAGTCCAAGTGGTTGCTAACATGAACGGAAGGTACCCCGTTGACAATATTGTCTCTACTTCTGCAGCGGTGGTTCCCATCGACCCTCGTCTTGGGGCTTTGTACACAGAAGTAACAGAGCTTGTTGGCATTGCTGGAAAAAGGGATCAAGATCTAATGAAGTTGCTCTCGGAGGGAGACAATGTGTCCAAGAAAAAGTTGAAGATTATCTCTGTTGTCGGATCTGGAGGATTGGGCAAGACCACTCTTGTCAAAATGGTTTATGACAAGATCAAAGAAGATTTCGATTGCAGTGCGTTTGTTCCCGTCGGTCGAAATGCTGACGCAAAGAAGATTCTCCTGAAGATTCTTTGTGATCTTGACACGTACGTAGGTCTGATCACCATGTTGGATGTAAGACAACTAATCAGCAAACTCAAGGAAACTCTCGAAAACACGAGGTACGTGTCTATATATGTTATGGTATAATTTGTAAATTGTGGTAGGTCATAGACAGAGTATAAAATGTGATGCTAACCCTACGTGATATGTTATATCGCGTTAAAAAATCACCGCATTTTACATTGTGTATTTTTTCGCCAGCAAAAAAAGCTAGGGAGTGTAACAATGATATAGGGTGGCCGCATGTAGAGCAAAATAGCATCATATATATAGGAACCATTCTTGCTACTTCCACGTACATTGGATGCATTCTAGGAAGTATCTATCATAAATAGGAATATGAGGCCACGTAGGTATTATACACATATATATGTGGAGTACTACTTTTTAAAATATGATGTCATTTTGAAAATATGCTAAAAATATGGACTTACTTGCAATTGTTTCATGTTATTCGCTGCGTGGTATATTATTTGTGGTATCTTTGTATTAAAAGAGTATATGCATGTACTCAGAATACTCACAATGATAAATGTAGCATACATACTAGCCCATGGGAGTATATTTCTTGGGCTACTACCAGGTGTAATTACACATGTGTGTTTAATATAAGTAGATAATACCCACATGCGTTCCTATGGGAATTCATACTAATAAAATTGCGAAGATAACCTAATATATGAGAATAAGACTCCTTCACATTCTCGCCATATGAATTGAAAAAGATCTAGCACTGAATGAACATTTTATAGTGTCGTAAGATTTTCTGCTATGGTTAAATTATTTGTTATTGGAAAAATGGAAATAAAAAATTATAATTTTGAGTGCTTGCTGATTTGAAGGGCTTGCAATATTCTGAAACATAAGAAGTGGATGATTTCCATATACTTGATGATGTGGACACCTTGCGTCTCCTTGAAAATGGGATCACCAACTTAGATATAGGATATAGAAAGTATCTATCTACAGTTTTAATATTGATAATTGGTAGAATATTTATCTATTTGTAAATCCATAAAGTTTTCAAATATTGAAATGGTTTAGAAGAAAAATATAATAACCTAAAGTTCGTCGTCTTTGGTTCGGCAATTTTGTAACAGTGTGTATTAATTAGGTACGGTGTACCACTACCATACATAGGGGTTCATTAGATACATCTTGATAATTAGTTTTATATTGTAAATGTTTGGTATTGTAGGTAAAAATAATTTTGTCTATAAACTTGGTTAATCtttgcaaagtttgacttctGAAAAATGCACTACATTATGAAAACAGAAGGAGTACTTCATGTCGTCTCTATAGTATACTTCTTTATGGCAAAAGGCATGCACTCTACCAATTCATGTAGATAGATAGATAGAAATAAGAAAATTAGTGCATAAAGGTACTCTGATTAAAACAAGATCATTAAGGATGTATTAGTGGTTGATAAGATAGTTGTATCTTAAATCTGCCACGTAATGCAGAGATGGCAACAAAAACATGATGTATAATGGGTTATCTCTACTACCCAAATATCCCTAAATATGTGTGAGAGATATTGTTGTTAAGATATCATCATTTAAATAGAACCAGGCAAGCTTTTTCTTTCCTCCACCTCGACATTTATCATACGTGGCACTCCTAATGTAGCACGATTTTACATGCCCTAATATCCACAAAACCGGTCCATGTTTACTCCTTGCAACTTAATTATACTTAATTGTTTTATCAAGAATCTTATCTCTTGGTCATAATGCTAGATTATATTATCATCTGCACCTGCATTTTGCTAATGATTACATAATTGATATAGGTACCTCATTGTAATTGATGATATAAGGGATGAaaaactatggaaaataatcaAAGGGGCATTCTCTAATAGCAACAATTGTGGTAGTCGGTTAATCATGACAACTCGTATAGTCAGTGTAGCTAAATTATGTTGCTCATGTGCTGACGGTTCAATCTATCAAATGGAGCCACTTAGTGATGATGATTCCAAAAGGCTCTTCTATAAAAGGATATTTTCTCACGAGAGTGGTTTTCCTCTTGAATTTGAAGAAGTGTCCATAGATATATTGAAGAAATGTGGTGGAGTACCATTAGCCATCATTACTATAGCTGGTATCTTGGTTATTAATCATCACGTAAAACCGAAGGATGAGTGGCATGTTTTGCTAGATTCCATTGGTCGTGGACTTACCAAAGACCCCAGTGTAGAGGACATGTTGAGAATACTAACGCTTAGCTATTATGACATGCCTTCTCATTTGAAGACATGTTTTCTATACCTAAGCATGTTTCCGGAATATCACTATATTACGAAAGATCAATTGATATGGATGTGGATTGCTGAAAGTTTTATCCAGTGTGAAGATCCACAAACTTCTCTATTTGAGATCGGAGAAAATTACTTCAATGAGCTTGTGAATAGGAGCTTGATCCAGCCGGAATATTTTGATGGGTTTGTAATTGCTTGTCGTGTACACAATAGTGTTCATGATTTAATTTGTTCCTTGTCAAGTGAAGAGAACTTTACTACTATATTGAATGATACTCGGGATAGCATTTCTTCTAAAAGAAAGGTCCGTAGGCTGTCCCTCCAAAATAGTATCAAGGAAGAACATCAAAATACACATCTCAAATTTGCAAGGTCTATTGCTACATTTGATGATGTTGATATTGGTTTCATGCCTCATTTCTCAAGGTTTCTTTTTTTGCGCGTATTGGATTTGACTGAATGTGATGTTAGTGATCATAACCATCTTAACATTCGGGAGTTGTGGAGTTTACTTCAGCTGAGGTACCTAGGCCTATACAAATCAGGAATTTCTGAGGTCCCAGAAGAAGTTGGAAAGTTGCAGTTTTTGCAAGTGCTGGATTTGAGAGGGAATTATGATATAACAGAACTCCCATTAGCAATTACTAAGCTCAGAAGATTGATGTGCCTACAAATTGATTCTTCCTGCAGTCGGATACCAGATGGAATTGGAAACCTGATATCAATGGAAAATCTCAGTTCTATCTGTGGTGACTGTCTAGGCACCGTGGAAGATTTGGGCAACATGGAAAGACTAAGGAACCTTAATATTTCCTTTAATGTTATGAGCTTGGAGTTGGAGCAAGCTTTCGTGGAGTCCATAGGGAAACTACGCAACATCCAATGTGTACATATTTGGTTCCTTGGTTATCATCATTATGTATTCATGGATCTCCTGGGGAGAGATTGGGCGCCCCCTCAAAGTCTTCGAGAATTTTCTGCAAAGTTCAAGCTCGTCTTCAGCAAACTGCCAACATGGTTAAGGAGGAACCCCTCGCATCTATCACAGCTCTCCAGGTTAGATATTTTTGTCGACGAAGTGCGACAGGAGGATCTGGAATTCCTTGGAAGGTTACCGGCTCTCCGTGACCTCTCCTTGGAGACAATGCGCCAAAATCCGTTACTCATCGGTGCTGACGGTTTCCGTTGCCTGACAAGACTGAAGCTGATTTGCAATTGGGCTGGCCGAATTGTGTTCAAGCCAGAAGCTTTGCCCAAGACTGAACATGTTGATATCTTGATATATTTCCGTGCTGCCAACGGTCGCGATTGGTTTGAGCTGGGCTTGGAGAACCTGCAGTCCCTTCGGATGGTCATAGTCCAAATCAGATTGTCGCCGGGAGTGATAAGCAGCGACACCGGGGCCGAGCAAGGGAAGGCTACTTTGGAGAACACACTCCATGCCCATCCTAATTGTCCCAAAGTTTACGTCTCCATTTACGCAGAGCCATCAGGCTGTCACTACTGAGGTAGGTAACTAAAAACTATGATGCTTTTATGCATGCATGTCTTCTTTATGTACTGATCGATCTTTAGTCTCTCTTTCATCAGGTTGGCTCTCGTGACCACAACGCCATCATACAACCGATTCGGGGTGAAGAAGCTGCAGTTTACACTTTACACACAGTTTGATTTCCATCATTCAGCGTTAAAGATTCCATAGTGACTCCATGATACCCTGGCCATCAAACGACCGATTCAGGGTGAAGAAGCCCCAATGATTTTGTTCGAGCTACACTCGGAATCTCTGGGGCTCAAAGAGCTCTTATTGCTACCTGACAGATAAAGAGTGCAACCAAGGAGAGATCATACTCTGCCACTATTGCCCTCCCTGCCCTCAGCTTGAACTCTACATTCGGTGGATGTCATGTCAACACCTGGAGAATTTATCGTGAACATCGGTGATCTCTTACAGGTATGTACACTGTGATTCACCCAAGCATGAATTTATTTTGGGACACACAAGTACCATGCTTGACCATTCTGAACTGATTATTTTGTTCGAAACGTTCAGCTTATCTCCAACAAGGCGTTCAGGAGGGTGGTGCGGGAAAGAATGTCGCGCCAAGGATCTTGATCGTGTACTTCTTCAGCATGCATTTCCATCCGGCCTCGACTAGGAGCCTAGGATCCATGGTGTGATCAAGGTCTGACGAGAATCCATCGTTGTACAGGGAGACCCTTGTGAGATATTACATCAAGCATTACTGCCCCATTTTGTTAGATGAGAAATTGGACATCAGGTTGAGCAGTTTGTAATACCAAGAAAAGTGATAGTAAAATGGCA contains:
- the LOC125535119 gene encoding disease resistance protein RGA5-like, which translates into the protein MDLATGAIGDLLPKLVELLKGEYKLKENVREGVVSLSREMRSMHAALRKVAEVPRDRLDEQVKLWAGEVRELSFDMEDVVDKFLVRVDDGSKPAPNSKKLKQLTKMMVGLLAKGKAHHEIIDAIGQINKQVQVVANMNGRYPVDNIVSTSAAVVPIDPRLGALYTEVTELVGIAGKRDQDLMKLLSEGDNVSKKKLKIISVVGSGGLGKTTLVKMVYDKIKEDFDCSAFVPVGRNADAKKILLKILCDLDTYVGLITMLDVRQLISKLKETLENTRYLIVIDDIRDEKLWKIIKGAFSNSNNCGSRLIMTTRIVSVAKLCCSCADGSIYQMEPLSDDDSKRLFYKRIFSHESGFPLEFEEVSIDILKKCGGVPLAIITIAGILVINHHVKPKDEWHVLLDSIGRGLTKDPSVEDMLRILTLSYYDMPSHLKTCFLYLSMFPEYHYITKDQLIWMWIAESFIQCEDPQTSLFEIGENYFNELVNRSLIQPEYFDGFVIACRVHNSVHDLICSLSSEENFTTILNDTRDSISSKRKVRRLSLQNSIKEEHQNTHLKFARSIATFDDVDIGFMPHFSRFLFLRVLDLTECDVSDHNHLNIRELWSLLQLRYLGLYKSGISEVPEEVGKLQFLQVLDLRGNYDITELPLAITKLRRLMCLQIDSSCSRIPDGIGNLISMENLSSICGDCLGTVEDLGNMERLRNLNISFNVMSLELEQAFVESIGKLRNIQCVHIWFLGYHHYVFMDLLGRDWAPPQSLREFSAKFKLVFSKLPTWLRRNPSHLSQLSRLDIFVDEVRQEDLEFLGRLPALRDLSLETMRQNPLLIGADGFRCLTRLKLICNWAGRIVFKPEALPKTEHVDILIYFRAANGRDWFELGLENLQSLRMVIVQIRLSPGVISSDTGAEQGKATLENTLHAHPNCPKVYVSIYAEPSGCHY